From the genome of Uranotaenia lowii strain MFRU-FL chromosome 1, ASM2978415v1, whole genome shotgun sequence, one region includes:
- the LOC129758889 gene encoding uncharacterized protein LOC129758889, giving the protein MASKAEKKLAADLLTRRRACAERDVVEKFVADFTYERDCCQVAVRLEALNKCNELFLNVQNDIEMGDSEERFETHLEFRADFEDRFCRAKGFLLSKLESREHPLSSTIIHASASHSMSSSFHHRLPKIDLPKFSGDESRWISFRDNFISMIHCNEDIPIVNKLQYLLQSLEGEARKPFESVDIQADNYSSTWDVLKKRYDNKRFLKKELFRGLYNLPPIQYESAQDLNTLVDDFQRHVKALGKLDEPIEHWDTPLIFILSNKLTFKKRHTPS; this is encoded by the coding sequence ATGGCTAGCAAGGCGGAGAAAAAGTTAGCAGCGGACCTTCTGACGAGACGACGAGCATGTGCCGAACGAGATGTGGTGGAGAAGTTCGTAGCGGATTTCACCTATGAACGGGATTGTTGCCAGGTTGCGGTACGTTTGGAGGCGCTCAACAAGTGTAACGAACTCTTCTTGAACGTGCAGAACGACATCGAGATGGGTGACAGCGAAGAACGGTTCGAGACACATCTGGAATTTCGGGCGGATTTCGAGGATCGGTTTTGCAGAGCGAAAGGTTTCTTGTTGTCCAAACTGGAAAGTAGGGAGCATCCGTTGAGTTCGACGATCATACACGCATCGGCTTCTCACAGCATGTCTTCCAGTTTCCATCATCGGTTGCCGAAAATCGATCTACCGAAGTTTAGCGGGGATGAATCGAGATGGATATCATTCCGCGACAATTTCATTTCGATGATTCACTGTAACGAGGACATACCGATCGTCAATAAGCTGCAGTACCTATTACAGTCGCTGGAAGGAGAGGCCAGAAAACCATTCGAGTCGGTGGATATCCAAGCCGATAATTATTCGTCGACGTGGGATGTGCTTAAGAAGCGTTACGATAACAAGCGATTCCTCAAAAAGGAGCTGTTTCGAGGCCTGTACAATCTTCCACCGATCCAGTATGAGTCAGCTCAAGACCTCAACACACTAGTGGATGATTTTCAGCGACACGTCAAGGCTTTGGGAAAGTTGGACGAACCGATCGAGCATTGGGACA
- the LOC129740486 gene encoding trypsin-like: MKSTGTIFLLALAVVNGFRLSSNNLDLNSTQPFITGGTNAVLGQFPSVVAISIPGPISNAFCGGVILNANHILTAARCVLTEQNTLPYPYQVTVFAGDLQINFNGPRTTISAVYVHPHYNPFKFDHNLAVLRTTTDLVPPAVPIPNLDHAQLYEDIAFDGMTCSVAGWSDNVAQPLQQFITVPILNRDTCNGLEVHLGRISETMMCAGATNQGPGVCNTNVGTGLFCEGRLAGILSTGLGCGTTLHPGVYMQVRHYLPWIREQFDRQDIPEGGTSPIPVW; encoded by the exons ATGAAGAGTACCGGCACAATTTTTCTTCTTG CTCTAGCCGTGGTCAACGGTTTCCGGTTGAGTTCCAACAACCTCGACCTAAACTCAACACAACCTTTCATAACCGGAGGAACCAATGCCGTCCTGGGTCAGTTCCCCTCGGTTGTGGCCATCTCAATACCAGGTCCCATCTCCAATGCCTTCTGTGGCGGGGTGATCTTGAATGCCAACCACATCCTGACAGCTGCAAGATGCGTTCTAACCGAGCAAAACACGCTCCCGTATCCCTATCAGGTGACCGTCTTTGCCGGTGATCTTCAGATCAACTTCAATGGTCCCAGAACCACCATATCTGCCGTCTACGTACATCCCCATTACAACCCGTTCAAGTTCGACCACAATCTGGCGGTTCTCCGAACTACTACCGACCTAGTTCCACCGGCAGTTCCAATCCCCAACCTAGATCACGCCCAACTCTATGAAGACATCGCCTTCGACGGTATGACCTGTTCCGTGGCCGGTTGGAGCGATAACGTAGCACAACCTCTCCAGCAGTTCATCACAGTACCAATCCTGAACCGGGACACCTGCAACGGACTGGAAGTTCATCTGGGTCGTATCTCGGAAACGATGATGTGTGCCGGAGCGACCAATCAGGGTCCCGGGGTTTGTAACACCAACGTAGGCACCGGGTTGTTCTGCGAGGGACGCCTAGCAGGCATTCTGTCGACTGGGTTGGGATGCGGTACAACTCTACATCCAGGCGTTTACATGCAGGTGCGGCACTATTTGCCCTGGATTCGGGAACAGTTCGATCGGCAGGACATTCCCGAGGGCGGAACGTCACCCATTCCAGTCTGGTAG
- the LOC129740290 gene encoding trypsin-3-like yields MVKSLVILILFVFGVVASKEDVPSSRVAGGAETFPGQFPYVVSIDSPYNLHCGGTILNRQHVLTTGYCVMHPVSFTLVNPFWLRVIAGDVNLVSPSIRREVRNVTHIFVHPNYNLLTGNNDLAVMRLHTPLPEFHNTIEPASINRRLLSDNTMCQYAGWGALSNTAPNVLFPRQHFINVPILPTEQCNAPNVHGNRVLPTMFCAGSITTNPNTVCHGNIGGGLFCNDQLTGVLVFGLACGTANQPGVYMDVRQYREWIDLQFDRTDNPPPGWSPPMPTN; encoded by the exons ATGGTGAAATCGTTAGTAATTTTGATACTTTTCGTTTTTGGAG TCGTCGCATCCAAAGAAGATGTCCCATCCTCGAGGGTAGCTGGTGGAGCTGAAACCTTTCCCGGTCAGTTCCCATACGTCGTTAGCATCGACTCACCCTACAATCTTCACTGCGGTGGGACAATTCTAAATCGGCAGCATGTCTTGACCACCGGTTATTGCGTGATGCACCCGGTATCCTTCACACTAGTTAATCCGTTCTGGTTACGAGTCATTGCGGGAGACGTGAACTTGGTATCCCCATCGATACGTCGTGAAGTTCGGAACGTCACCCATATCTTCGTTCACCCAAATTACAACCTACTAACCGGAAACAACGATCTAGCCGTAATGCGTCTGCACACCCCGCTTCCGGAGTTCCACAACACCATCGAACCAGCGTCCATCAACAGACGGCTTCTATCCGATAACACCATGTGCCAGTACGCTGGCTGGGGTGCCCTGTCCAATACTGCTCCCAATGTTCTTTTTCCAAGGCAACATTTCATAAACGTTCCAATTCTTCCGACAGAGCAGTGTAACGCGCCAAATGTTCACGGAAATCGGGTCCTGCCGACGATGTTCTGTGCCGGTTCGATCACGACCAATCCGAATACCGTCTGTCATGGGAATATCGGAGGCGGGCTGTTCTGCAATGATCAGCTGACCGGGGTGCTGGTCTTTGGGTTGGCCTGTGGAACGGCCAATCAACCGGGAGTCTATATGGATGTGAGGCAGTATCGGGAGTGGATCGATTTGCAATTTGACCGAACCGATAATCCACCACCCGGTTGGAGCCCTCCGATGCCAACGAACTGA